Proteins from one Chloroflexota bacterium genomic window:
- the secD gene encoding protein translocase subunit SecD, giving the protein MTWRRMAPWVILAITLLALYIDIPRKTTGMTFLPLPDSIRTVLGLDLQGGIGVTLEVQALEGDEPPTPERVEFARAIIERRVAGLGVTEPQVRTEVGANGQQRIVVEVPGVSDRNQVLELVGSTGQLQFIDPAGTPLEAGQNVVELVNAGTVNVLFDGGEIQQGSVVPDTSQGGQLGVSFELSTEPKDGRPSAQDIWCEYTRTHQQLPGPIALDGEVITVPTIQAAICGGRTIITVGTGAQAAVEQTTLYNQLRFGALPVSLRVQEVTAIQPTLGRDFLDQALVAGAVGLALVLFFMIANYRLPGLLASLALLFYTLVVYAVFRLVPVTLTLAGVAAFILSIGMAVDANILIFERMKEEIRAGKTLGPAIEAGFNRAWSSILDSNVSSLLIATWLFWQGTSVIRGFALVLGIGVLVSMFSAVVVTRTLLRLMIHTERGRRIEYYHVER; this is encoded by the coding sequence ATGACCTGGCGCCGCATGGCCCCATGGGTGATCCTGGCGATCACGCTGCTGGCCCTCTACATCGACATCCCGCGCAAGACGACCGGGATGACCTTCCTGCCGCTGCCGGACAGCATCCGGACCGTGCTGGGCCTCGACCTGCAGGGCGGGATCGGCGTCACCCTCGAAGTCCAGGCCCTGGAGGGCGACGAGCCACCGACCCCTGAGCGGGTCGAGTTCGCGCGCGCCATCATCGAGCGTCGCGTGGCCGGGCTGGGGGTGACCGAACCCCAGGTTCGGACCGAAGTCGGCGCCAACGGGCAGCAGCGGATCGTGGTCGAGGTCCCGGGCGTGAGCGACCGCAACCAGGTCCTCGAACTGGTCGGTTCCACCGGCCAGCTCCAGTTCATCGACCCTGCCGGGACGCCCCTGGAGGCGGGTCAGAACGTCGTCGAGCTGGTCAACGCCGGGACGGTCAACGTGCTCTTCGACGGTGGTGAGATCCAGCAGGGGAGCGTGGTGCCGGACACCAGCCAGGGCGGTCAGCTGGGCGTCAGCTTCGAGCTCAGCACGGAGCCCAAGGACGGCCGACCCTCGGCGCAGGACATCTGGTGCGAGTACACCCGCACCCACCAGCAGCTGCCGGGACCCATCGCCCTCGACGGCGAGGTGATCACGGTCCCAACCATCCAAGCCGCCATCTGCGGTGGGCGCACGATCATCACCGTCGGCACCGGCGCACAGGCCGCGGTCGAGCAGACCACCCTGTACAACCAGCTTCGCTTCGGCGCCCTGCCCGTCTCCCTGCGCGTCCAGGAGGTGACCGCCATCCAGCCCACCCTGGGCCGTGACTTCCTCGACCAGGCGCTGGTGGCGGGGGCGGTGGGCCTGGCCCTGGTCCTGTTCTTCATGATCGCCAACTACCGCCTGCCCGGCCTCCTGGCGTCGCTGGCTCTTCTGTTCTACACGTTGGTGGTGTACGCCGTCTTCCGCCTCGTCCCGGTCACCCTGACCCTGGCCGGCGTGGCCGCGTTCATCCTGAGCATCGGCATGGCGGTCGACGCCAACATCCTCATCTTCGAACGGATGAAGGAGGAGATCCGGGCCGGCAAGACCCTCGGCCCGGCCATCGAGGCCGGCTTCAACCGTGCCTGGTCGAGCATCCTGGATTCCAACGTCAGCTCGCTCCTGATCGCGACGTGGCTGTTCTGGCAGGGGACCAGCGTGATCCGCGGCTTCGCGCTGGTTCTGGGCATCGGCGTGCTGGTCTCAATGTTCAGCGCCGTGGTGGTGACCCGCACGCTCCTTCGGTTGATGATCCACACCGAGCGCGGGCGGCGGATCGAGTACTACCACGTGGAGCGCTGA
- the uvrC gene encoding excinuclease ABC subunit UvrC, with the protein MATLRPQSAHLRAILRQLPSAPGVYLFRAADRRVLYVGKANSLRSRVRNHFGASGQEEARHARLVADTADIEYIVTDTIGEAYLLEGNLIKEHRPRWNIRLRDDKSYPFVRITLGDDYPRIVRTRKLVRDGSRYFGPYASASSVDETLRLLSKIFPFRTCDLDIPAGKRVLERPCLLYHIKRCQGPCIGAVEPAPYRATIDRVVDFLEGRQEGIADDLRREMDGHAEALRYEAAAVARDKLKAVEWTIEQQKVAAFSRAEHDVIGLARDGTEACLQVFVIRNGKMIGREHFIVEGAGDVGSDEVLASFVQQYYAATERPPRSILLPMAPADMPGLAVFLRERRGSGVRLHVPERGPKRRLVALASENASEALAKDRAEWLADQGARAEALAGLTAALGLSKPPRRIECYDMSNIQGTSAVGSMVVFTDGAPDPKQYRRFRIRSGETPDDFRMMAEVLERRFGRAARLRRETGALELSAVGAEDDTAEPGEWALPDLVIVDGGKGQLSAATRVVRGLGLNEIPLAGLAKRFEELYVPGRSAPIVLPATAPALYLVQRIRDEAHRFAITYHRQVRGRRALGSVFDDVPGIGPARRASLIRRFGSVRALRDASVDEIADAPLMSRVLAERLKSALAREGRLA; encoded by the coding sequence GTGGCCACTCTCCGGCCGCAGTCGGCCCACCTGCGTGCCATCCTCCGACAGCTCCCCAGCGCCCCGGGCGTGTACCTGTTCCGGGCGGCGGACCGGCGCGTCCTGTACGTGGGCAAGGCGAACTCCCTCCGGAGCCGGGTCCGGAATCACTTCGGCGCCAGCGGCCAGGAGGAGGCGCGGCACGCGCGCCTGGTGGCCGACACGGCCGACATCGAGTACATCGTCACCGACACCATCGGCGAGGCGTACCTCCTCGAGGGCAACCTCATCAAGGAGCACCGGCCGCGGTGGAACATCCGGCTGCGCGACGACAAGAGCTACCCGTTCGTCCGCATCACGCTGGGCGATGACTACCCACGCATCGTCCGCACCCGCAAGCTCGTACGCGACGGAAGCCGTTATTTCGGGCCCTACGCCTCCGCGTCCTCCGTCGACGAGACGCTCCGCCTGCTGAGCAAGATCTTCCCGTTCCGCACCTGTGACCTGGACATCCCGGCCGGGAAGCGGGTGCTCGAGCGGCCGTGCCTGCTGTACCACATCAAGCGCTGCCAGGGCCCGTGCATCGGAGCCGTGGAGCCGGCGCCCTACCGGGCCACCATCGATCGCGTGGTGGACTTCCTCGAGGGCCGCCAGGAGGGCATCGCGGACGACCTGCGGCGCGAGATGGACGGCCATGCCGAGGCGCTCCGATACGAGGCGGCCGCCGTGGCGCGCGACAAGCTCAAGGCGGTGGAGTGGACCATCGAGCAGCAGAAGGTCGCCGCCTTCAGCCGCGCGGAGCACGACGTCATCGGCCTGGCGCGGGATGGCACCGAGGCCTGCCTCCAGGTCTTCGTCATCCGCAACGGGAAGATGATCGGCCGCGAGCATTTCATCGTGGAGGGCGCCGGCGACGTCGGTAGCGACGAGGTGCTGGCTTCGTTCGTGCAGCAGTACTACGCGGCCACGGAGCGGCCGCCGCGCTCCATCCTGCTGCCGATGGCGCCGGCCGACATGCCGGGCCTGGCGGTGTTTCTGCGCGAGCGGCGGGGCAGCGGGGTCCGGCTCCACGTCCCGGAACGCGGGCCCAAGCGCCGCCTGGTTGCCCTCGCTTCGGAAAACGCATCCGAAGCCCTGGCCAAGGACCGAGCGGAATGGCTGGCGGATCAGGGGGCCCGGGCCGAGGCCCTGGCCGGCCTCACGGCCGCGCTCGGCCTGTCCAAGCCGCCGCGGCGCATCGAGTGCTACGACATGAGCAACATCCAGGGCACCAGCGCGGTGGGAAGCATGGTGGTCTTCACCGATGGGGCACCCGATCCCAAGCAGTACCGCCGGTTCCGGATCCGGAGCGGCGAGACGCCTGACGACTTCCGGATGATGGCCGAGGTCCTCGAGCGGCGGTTCGGGCGCGCCGCTCGCCTGCGCCGTGAGACCGGCGCCCTGGAGCTGTCCGCGGTCGGCGCCGAGGACGACACCGCGGAGCCCGGTGAGTGGGCCCTCCCGGATCTGGTCATCGTCGATGGCGGGAAGGGGCAGCTCTCGGCCGCCACCCGGGTCGTGCGTGGCCTGGGCCTCAATGAGATCCCGCTGGCGGGCCTCGCGAAGCGCTTCGAGGAGCTGTACGTTCCCGGGCGGTCCGCGCCGATCGTGCTGCCCGCCACGGCCCCGGCCCTGTACCTGGTCCAGCGCATCCGCGACGAGGCGCATCGGTTCGCCATCACCTACCACCGCCAGGTCCGCGGCCGTCGCGCGCTGGGCAGTGTCTTCGACGACGTTCCGGGCATCGGTCCAGCCCGGCGGGCGTCCCTGATCCGGCGCTTCGGCAGCGTGCGGGCGTTGCGCGACGCGTCGGTGGACGAAATCGCGGACGCCCCGCTCATGAGCCGCGTTCTGGCCGAGCGCCTGAAGAGTGCGCTGGCCCGCGAGGGTCGCCTGGCCTGA
- a CDS encoding LCP family protein, giving the protein MFRRAGRDHARPSARTRRLHAAVAREERLRKRGVDTGQWREELAVARDASVRADARRAAEPAAGAVPVRRVLLSGLLLVIGGVVLGAVLLWQRVDAFNRAVSSAPSLSSSLLGPLSGSQAVNVAFLGYAGREGYGGQYLADSINILSVDPATGATTLIAIPRDLWVEGHPLFPENGKINESFSAGWDIDGVHEAGRAASDVLEHVTGLTIDHWIALDFDGLAAVVDAVGGVTIDNPRAFAYTLNEQNYDNGFFEAGTFEAGPLELDGTSALAYARARYTSVPEEAGDFARSERQQRVLAALRARLGDGLPGSIGPGLALMDALATHLATDLSAIDLALLSGHLSADRRVALTEGVILEATTTSDGRYTLVVIGRANGADYTPLHAYLAAALAEPMPTPISTGSPSSTGSP; this is encoded by the coding sequence ATGTTCCGCCGCGCAGGGCGCGACCACGCCCGCCCATCGGCCCGCACCCGACGCCTGCATGCGGCCGTGGCCCGCGAGGAACGCCTGCGGAAGCGCGGTGTCGACACGGGCCAGTGGCGCGAGGAGCTGGCCGTGGCTCGCGACGCGTCCGTGCGGGCGGACGCCCGTCGGGCGGCCGAACCGGCGGCCGGCGCGGTGCCGGTCCGACGGGTCCTCCTGTCGGGCCTCCTGCTGGTGATCGGTGGCGTGGTCCTGGGCGCCGTGCTGCTCTGGCAGCGCGTCGACGCGTTCAACCGGGCGGTGAGCAGCGCCCCAAGTCTCTCCTCGTCCCTGCTGGGCCCGCTGAGCGGGAGCCAGGCGGTGAATGTCGCGTTCCTCGGCTACGCCGGCCGCGAAGGGTATGGGGGTCAGTACCTGGCGGACTCGATCAACATCCTGTCCGTCGACCCGGCCACCGGCGCGACCACGCTGATCGCCATTCCCCGCGACCTGTGGGTGGAGGGCCACCCGCTCTTCCCGGAGAACGGCAAGATCAACGAATCGTTCTCGGCTGGCTGGGATATCGATGGCGTGCACGAGGCGGGGCGCGCGGCCAGCGACGTCCTGGAGCACGTGACCGGGCTCACGATCGACCATTGGATCGCCCTCGACTTTGACGGGCTGGCCGCGGTCGTGGACGCGGTCGGCGGCGTGACGATCGACAACCCACGCGCCTTCGCCTACACGCTCAACGAGCAGAACTACGACAACGGCTTCTTCGAGGCCGGCACCTTCGAGGCCGGACCGCTCGAGCTGGACGGCACCTCGGCCCTGGCCTACGCGCGGGCGCGATACACGTCGGTCCCCGAGGAGGCGGGCGACTTCGCACGCTCGGAACGCCAGCAGCGCGTCCTGGCCGCGCTGCGCGCCCGGCTGGGTGACGGGTTGCCGGGGTCGATCGGGCCCGGGTTGGCGCTCATGGATGCGTTGGCCACCCACCTGGCCACCGACCTGTCGGCCATCGACCTGGCGCTCCTGAGCGGTCATCTGTCGGCCGACCGGCGCGTCGCGCTGACCGAGGGTGTCATCCTCGAGGCCACCACGACCTCCGATGGCCGCTACACCCTGGTCGTGATCGGTCGAGCCAACGGGGCGGACTACACGCCGCTCCACGCCTATCTGGCGGCCGCGCTCGCCGAGCCGATGCCGACGCCGATCTCGACCGGCAGCCCGAGCTCGACTGGCAGCCCCTGA
- a CDS encoding MFS transporter translates to MMHSLTVAVSALRRAFANPDIRRAELGWMTGWAAEWAWLVALFVFAFEAGGIAAVGLVGLARTLPAALLAPAISSLTDRLPRHRVLLGVHSGRAVLIGLAALSVAADLSPLVVYVIAPLDALLAVLHRPTHMALMPSLARSPEELVAANVASSTLEAIGILAGPVIGGLLVATDQAALTFAAPAVAFAVAAGIVIGIRPGQQIRRVAERVGTLSMLLGGVRALAAYPHAALLLSLFGAQTLVRGILSVLLVVASVELLGLGTEGVGYLNAAIGAGGLMGALTAVVLVGRARLAPPFFLGLVLWGGPILLVGLVPLAGVALLSLALVGAGNAVLDIAGFSLIQRSVPNAVRGRVFGMLEAIVMLTVGVGAALAPPLVALLGVQGALIATGLMLPVLALVSWPRVSATDAHAIIPARELALLSGVPMLRMLPLTVLEQVASDLTAMRFRDGAEVIRQGEVGDRFYIVAEGAAEVSVDGRLVRRMLAGDSYGEIALLRDVPRTASVTASGDLVAYTLERDAFLAAVTGDRQSLHAAEAVIGERWGSDAAGI, encoded by the coding sequence ATGATGCACAGCCTCACCGTCGCCGTGTCTGCGCTGCGACGGGCCTTTGCGAACCCGGATATCCGCCGCGCCGAACTCGGCTGGATGACCGGCTGGGCGGCCGAGTGGGCCTGGCTGGTGGCGCTCTTCGTCTTCGCGTTCGAGGCGGGCGGGATCGCGGCGGTGGGCCTTGTAGGCCTGGCGCGAACCCTGCCCGCGGCATTGCTGGCGCCGGCAATCAGCTCCCTCACCGATCGGCTGCCTCGGCATCGGGTGCTGCTCGGGGTGCACAGCGGACGGGCGGTCCTCATCGGGCTGGCGGCTCTCAGCGTGGCAGCCGATTTGTCACCGCTCGTGGTGTACGTGATCGCCCCACTCGATGCCCTGCTGGCGGTCCTGCATCGGCCCACGCACATGGCGCTCATGCCGTCGTTGGCGCGCTCGCCGGAAGAGCTGGTCGCCGCCAACGTCGCGTCGAGCACCCTGGAGGCGATCGGCATTCTGGCTGGTCCCGTGATTGGCGGCCTGCTGGTGGCGACCGACCAGGCGGCGCTCACCTTTGCTGCCCCGGCGGTCGCGTTCGCGGTGGCTGCAGGCATCGTGATCGGGATACGACCGGGGCAGCAGATCCGGCGGGTGGCGGAGCGGGTGGGGACGCTGAGCATGCTGCTGGGCGGGGTGAGAGCCCTGGCCGCCTATCCACACGCTGCGCTGCTGCTGAGCCTGTTCGGAGCGCAGACCCTGGTACGCGGAATCCTGAGCGTCCTTCTGGTGGTCGCGTCGGTCGAGCTGCTGGGGCTTGGCACGGAGGGCGTCGGCTATCTGAACGCGGCAATCGGTGCGGGTGGACTGATGGGTGCCCTCACCGCGGTGGTGCTGGTTGGTCGAGCCCGGCTCGCGCCGCCGTTCTTCCTGGGGCTGGTCTTGTGGGGTGGACCGATCCTGCTCGTGGGCCTTGTGCCGTTGGCCGGTGTCGCATTGCTCAGCCTTGCGTTGGTGGGCGCCGGCAACGCGGTGCTCGATATCGCGGGCTTCAGCCTGATCCAGCGCAGCGTGCCAAACGCCGTGCGCGGGCGCGTCTTCGGCATGCTGGAGGCAATCGTGATGCTGACCGTGGGGGTGGGTGCTGCGCTGGCGCCGCCCCTCGTCGCGCTCCTGGGCGTGCAGGGCGCCCTCATCGCAACCGGACTGATGCTGCCCGTTTTGGCGCTCGTCTCCTGGCCTCGCGTCTCGGCGACCGACGCCCACGCCATCATCCCGGCGCGCGAACTGGCGTTGCTGAGTGGCGTTCCCATGCTGCGAATGCTGCCGCTGACGGTGCTCGAGCAGGTGGCGAGCGACCTGACAGCGATGCGATTCCGCGATGGCGCGGAGGTGATTCGCCAGGGTGAGGTTGGAGATCGGTTCTATATCGTGGCGGAGGGCGCCGCCGAGGTGTCCGTTGATGGCCGCCTGGTGCGACGCATGCTGGCCGGTGACTCATACGGGGAGATCGCGCTGCTCCGCGACGTGCCGCGCACGGCCAGCGTAACCGCCTCGGGCGACCTGGTCGCATACACGCTCGAGCGCGATGCCTTCCTTGCGGCGGTGACCGGCGACCGGCAGAGCCTGCACGCCGCCGAGGCGGTAATCGGCGAGCGTTGGGGGAGCGACGCGGCGGGCATCTAG
- a CDS encoding ATP-dependent helicase yields the protein MAPSTAAPAADGLLASLDPEQRAAAELPDGPAQVIAPAGSGKTTTLIARLGVLLARGVAPDRIGVVTFNRDAAAELSARIASRLTPHVPGAAAIEVRTLHAMARQVLLDAGRPVRLIPDRLPLLRAARRRALAGVRVGPGDDPPPEPPDPAVLDTVVSAWKVEGRTPGPEAAAAVDAFAALMSIRGQIDFDDLVVGAVAALEADPQLRGRWQARFSHLLVDEFQDVDAAQLRLVRLLAAPEDNLFVVGDDDQTIYTWRLADVRRILEFPNRYPDARRVILEVNYRCPPAVVAAADRLIANNRERVPKRLRAAVSGRRTPAAVPITTWALRGPDGIDDLARILPAWAADAGRLAVLARTRAELGPLILALLRSGIPHATNVPSPLQAEPLDALLGDLASGDPSAPPLPALLRARAVRSWRRADMADRLGEEDHAALDALIGWAVGHRRSDAFLAAFAEARARLAALRDPGAAIELATVHGAKGREWPTVVVLGMEIERFPNRRAVAGASDPVRALEEERRLAYVAVTRCRRNLVLACDPDRVSPFVAEMMGLPERARAATYRPTSGATVTR from the coding sequence ATGGCGCCATCAACCGCAGCACCGGCGGCTGACGGCCTGCTCGCGTCGCTCGATCCCGAGCAGCGGGCGGCGGCCGAGCTGCCGGATGGGCCGGCCCAGGTCATCGCCCCGGCCGGCAGCGGCAAGACGACGACCCTCATCGCCCGCCTCGGCGTGCTCCTGGCGCGCGGCGTGGCACCCGATCGGATCGGCGTGGTCACCTTCAACCGCGACGCCGCCGCCGAGCTCTCGGCCCGCATCGCCAGCCGACTCACGCCGCACGTGCCCGGCGCCGCGGCGATCGAGGTCCGGACCCTGCACGCCATGGCGCGGCAGGTACTGCTCGATGCCGGGCGCCCGGTCCGGCTGATCCCCGACCGTCTCCCACTGCTGCGCGCCGCGCGTCGGCGGGCGCTCGCCGGGGTGCGCGTCGGCCCCGGCGACGATCCGCCGCCCGAGCCTCCCGATCCAGCTGTGCTCGACACCGTCGTCTCGGCCTGGAAGGTCGAGGGCCGAACGCCGGGGCCCGAGGCGGCAGCCGCGGTCGACGCCTTCGCGGCGCTGATGTCGATCCGAGGCCAGATCGACTTCGACGACCTGGTGGTGGGGGCGGTGGCGGCGCTCGAGGCAGACCCGCAGCTCCGCGGCCGCTGGCAGGCGCGCTTCAGCCACCTGCTCGTCGACGAGTTCCAGGACGTCGACGCGGCACAGCTGCGCCTCGTCCGGCTCCTCGCGGCACCCGAGGACAACCTCTTTGTCGTTGGCGATGATGATCAGACGATATACACCTGGCGCCTGGCCGATGTCCGGCGCATCCTCGAGTTCCCAAACCGGTATCCGGACGCGCGGCGGGTGATCCTGGAGGTGAACTACCGATGCCCGCCGGCGGTGGTCGCGGCCGCGGACCGGCTGATCGCCAACAACCGCGAGCGGGTCCCGAAACGCCTCCGCGCGGCGGTCAGCGGCCGCCGGACGCCAGCCGCAGTCCCGATCACCACCTGGGCCCTGCGCGGCCCGGACGGCATCGATGACCTGGCACGTATTCTCCCCGCTTGGGCGGCCGACGCCGGGCGCCTGGCGGTGTTGGCCCGGACCCGGGCCGAGCTGGGGCCGCTCATCCTGGCCCTCCTGCGGAGCGGGATCCCGCACGCCACGAACGTGCCGTCGCCGCTCCAGGCCGAGCCGCTGGACGCGCTGCTCGGTGACCTGGCGTCGGGCGATCCGTCCGCACCACCCCTCCCCGCCCTGCTCCGGGCGCGAGCCGTGCGCAGCTGGCGCCGCGCGGACATGGCGGACCGGCTGGGCGAGGAGGACCACGCCGCGCTGGATGCGCTCATCGGGTGGGCGGTGGGGCACCGCCGCAGCGACGCCTTCCTGGCGGCTTTCGCCGAGGCCCGCGCCCGGCTCGCGGCACTCCGCGATCCGGGTGCCGCGATTGAGCTGGCCACCGTCCACGGCGCCAAGGGACGCGAATGGCCCACCGTCGTCGTGCTCGGGATGGAGATCGAGCGGTTCCCGAATCGGCGGGCCGTGGCGGGGGCGTCCGACCCTGTGCGGGCGTTGGAGGAGGAGCGCCGCCTGGCCTACGTTGCCGTCACGCGCTGCCGCCGGAACCTGGTCCTGGCGTGCGATCCCGACCGAGTGTCACCCTTCGTGGCCGAGATGATGGGCCTGCCGGAGCGGGCTCGGGCCGCCACCTACAGACCAACCTCCGGCGCCACGGTCACGAGGTAG
- a CDS encoding HD domain-containing protein, protein MPSRDEALALLHEWNANPSLRKHGLLVEAGVRGYATDEGGDPATVEWWGIAGLLHDLDYERFPDPATHGAIGADELARLGYPEDVVHAVRSHNDALGIPRESRLDHFVYACDELAGFLVAVALMRPSKQLADVEPVNVRKRMKDKAFARAVPREMLLAGADEIGLDFDDHVANMVRYLVTVAPEVGL, encoded by the coding sequence GTGCCATCCCGCGACGAGGCACTGGCGCTGCTCCACGAGTGGAACGCCAACCCGTCGCTGCGCAAGCACGGGCTGCTGGTGGAGGCCGGCGTGCGCGGCTACGCCACCGATGAGGGTGGGGACCCGGCAACCGTGGAGTGGTGGGGGATCGCCGGGCTGCTCCACGACCTGGACTACGAGCGCTTCCCCGATCCCGCCACCCACGGGGCGATCGGGGCGGACGAGCTCGCGCGGCTCGGATATCCGGAGGACGTCGTCCACGCGGTGCGGTCGCACAACGATGCCCTCGGGATCCCTCGCGAGAGCCGCCTGGACCACTTCGTGTACGCCTGCGATGAGCTGGCCGGTTTCCTGGTGGCGGTCGCACTCATGCGGCCGTCGAAGCAGCTGGCCGATGTCGAGCCGGTCAATGTCCGCAAGCGGATGAAGGACAAGGCCTTCGCGCGCGCCGTACCGCGCGAGATGCTCTTGGCTGGAGCCGATGAGATCGGCCTCGACTTCGACGACCACGTCGCGAACATGGTCCGCTACCTCGTGACCGTGGCGCCGGAGGTTGGTCTGTAG